One window of Triticum dicoccoides isolate Atlit2015 ecotype Zavitan chromosome 5A, WEW_v2.0, whole genome shotgun sequence genomic DNA carries:
- the LOC119301580 gene encoding probable cinnamyl alcohol dehydrogenase 8D → MAKGTPATGWAAKDPSGVLSPYSFSRRALKDDDVTIKVLFCGICHTDLHIAKNEWGNALYPVVPGHEIVGVVTDAGPGVKNFKAGDTVGVGYFVDSCRSCVSCGSGHENHCPTLVLTSNAVDYDGATTQGGFSDVLVVDQGYVVRVPEGLPLDGAAPLLCAGVTVYSPMMEFGLNAPGKHLGVVGLGGLGHMAVKFGKAFGMTVTVISSSPRKREEAVERLGADAFLVSQDPEQMKAAAGTMDGIIDTVSAGHPIVPLLELLKPRGQLVVVGAPSTPLELPAYAIIGGGKRVAGNLVGSIGSCQAMLDFAGKHGITADVEVVKMDYVNTAVERLERNDVRYRFVIDVAGSQLGAAA, encoded by the exons ATGGCGAAAGGCACGCCTGCGACCGGTTGGGCCGCGAAGGACCCGTCCGGTGTCCTCTCCCCCTACAGCTTCTCACGAAG GGCTCTGAAGGACGACGATGTCACCATCAAGGTGCTCTTCTGCGGGATCTGCCACACCGACCTCCACATCGCCAAGAACGAGTGGGGAAACGCCCTCTACCCCGTCGTCCCCGG GCATGAGATTGTTGGCGTCGTCACCGACGCTGGCCCCGGCGTCAAGAACTTCAAGGCCGGGGACACGGTGGGCGTGGGCTACTTCGTCGACTCCTGCCGCTCCTGCGTGAGCTGCGGCAGCGGGCACGAGAACCACTGCCCCACGCTCGTGCTCACCTCCAACGCCGTGGACTACGACGGCGCCACCACCCAGGGAGGGTTCTCCGACGTCCTCGTCGTCGACCAGGGCTACGTCGTCCGCGTCCCGGAGGGCCTGCCGCTGGACGGGGCGGCGCCGCTGCTCTGCGCCGGCGTCACGGTGTACAGCCCCATGATGGAGTTCGGCCTCAACGCGCCGGGGAAGCACCTGGGCGTGGTCGGCCTCGGGGGCCTCGGCCACATGGCCGTCAAGTTCGGCAAGGCCTTCGGGATGACCGTCACCGTGATCAGCTCGTCGCCGAGGAAGCGCGAGGAGGCCGTCGAGCGGCTCGGCGCCGACGCGTTCTTGGTCAGCCAGGACCCCGAGCAAATGAAG GCGGCGGCCGGCACGATGGACGGCATCATCGACACGGTGTCGGCGGGGCACCCGATCGTGCCGCTGCTGGAGCTGCTAAAGCCGAGGGGGCAGCTGGTGGTGGTGGGCGCGCCCAGCACGCCGCTGGAGCTTCCGGCCTACGCCATCATCGGCGGCGGCAAGCGCGTGGCCGGGAACCTCGTGGGCAGCATCGGCAGCTGTCAGGCGATGCTCGACTTCGCGGGGAAGCACGGCATCACCGCCGACGTCGAGGTCGTCAAGATGGACTACGTCAACACGGCGGTCGAGCGGCTGGAGAGGAACGACGTGAGATACCGCTTCGTCATCGACGTCGCCGGCAGCCAGCTGGGCGCCGCCGCTTAG